A region from the Variovorax sp. RKNM96 genome encodes:
- a CDS encoding MFS transporter, producing the protein MTTTSSISPQGAQPVPNTSGNGASQGNADHSHIAPGEIAVGVIIGRASEYFDFFVYGIASVLVFPYVFFPFEQRLEGILYAFVVFSFAFIARPFGTVISMAIQRRFGRETKLTIALFLLGTSTAGIAFLPGYESIGFTAIVLLSVFRFCQGLALGGSWDGLPSLLALNAPPNRRGWYAMLGQLGAPIGFFIASALFAYLYASLSIKEFLDWGWRYTFYVAFAINVVALFARLRLVATEEYSRLLEERELQPTSVVELTRSQGANLLIGAFAALASYALFHLITVFPLSWITLYSDQSITEFLVVQMIGAVFCAGGIVASGVIADRVGRRFTLGGLAALIAVFSGFAPTLLDGGRLGQDVFILLGFVLLGLSYGQAAGAVTSNFEPKYRYTGAALTADLAWLIGAAFAPLVALGLSAHFGLAYVSVYLLSGAAGTLAALGLNRALVRD; encoded by the coding sequence ATGACGACGACGTCCAGCATCAGTCCGCAAGGCGCACAGCCTGTGCCGAACACGTCCGGAAACGGCGCCAGCCAGGGCAATGCCGATCACTCGCACATCGCCCCGGGCGAGATCGCGGTCGGCGTGATCATCGGCCGCGCTTCCGAGTATTTCGACTTCTTCGTCTACGGCATCGCCTCGGTGCTGGTGTTTCCGTACGTATTCTTCCCGTTCGAGCAGCGCCTGGAGGGAATCCTCTACGCGTTCGTGGTCTTCTCGTTCGCCTTCATTGCACGACCGTTCGGAACTGTCATCTCGATGGCGATCCAGCGACGATTCGGGCGCGAAACCAAGCTGACCATCGCGCTGTTCCTGCTGGGCACGTCCACGGCCGGCATCGCGTTCCTCCCGGGTTACGAGAGCATCGGGTTCACGGCGATCGTGCTGCTGTCGGTGTTCCGCTTCTGCCAGGGCCTGGCGCTCGGCGGCTCGTGGGACGGCCTGCCGTCGCTCTTGGCGCTGAACGCGCCGCCGAACCGCCGCGGCTGGTACGCCATGCTGGGCCAGCTGGGCGCGCCCATCGGCTTCTTCATTGCCAGCGCGCTGTTCGCCTACCTCTACGCGAGCCTGTCGATCAAGGAATTCCTCGACTGGGGCTGGCGCTACACCTTCTACGTGGCCTTCGCAATCAACGTGGTGGCACTGTTTGCGCGCCTTCGCCTGGTGGCCACCGAAGAGTATTCGCGCCTGCTCGAAGAGCGCGAACTGCAGCCCACCAGCGTGGTCGAGCTGACCCGCTCGCAGGGGGCCAACCTGCTGATCGGCGCGTTCGCAGCCCTGGCCAGCTATGCACTGTTCCACCTGATCACCGTGTTCCCGCTCTCGTGGATCACGCTGTACTCCGACCAGTCGATCACCGAGTTCCTGGTGGTGCAGATGATCGGCGCGGTGTTCTGCGCCGGCGGCATCGTGGCCTCGGGCGTGATCGCCGACCGCGTGGGACGCCGTTTCACTTTGGGCGGCCTGGCCGCGCTGATCGCGGTGTTCAGCGGTTTCGCCCCCACGCTGCTCGACGGCGGCCGCCTCGGGCAGGACGTGTTCATCCTGCTGGGCTTCGTGCTGCTGGGTCTCTCGTACGGCCAGGCCGCAGGTGCCGTGACCTCGAACTTCGAACCCAAGTACCGCTACACCGGCGCGGCGCTCACGGCCGACCTGGCCTGGCTGATCGGCGCCGCGTTCGCTCCGCTGGTGGCGCTCGGGTTGTCGGCGCACTTCGGGCTGGCGTACGTCAGCGTCTACCTGCTCTCGGGCGCGGCCGGCACGCTGGCAGCACTGGGGTTGAACCGGGCGCTGGTGCGCGACTGA
- the cyoA gene encoding ubiquinol oxidase subunit II → MPTLHSLRRWLVLLPLALLAGCNTVLMNPSGDIANQQGRLIVVSTVLMLIIIIPVIALTIFFAWRYRQSNKEATYSPDWDHSTQLELAIWAAPLLIIIALGAITWISTHTLDPYRPLSRLDAKRQISPETKPLVVEVVALDWKWLFIYPEQGIATVNELAAPVDVPISFKITASSVMNSFFIPALAGQIYAMPGMETKLHAVINKPGEFEGFSANYSGAGFSGMRFKFHGLNKDDFDKWVEKAKTSKEGELTREGYMKLEVPSEREPVRHYATVDADLYNAILNRCVDRNKMCMSQMMAIDADGGLGKPGAYNVATMQSWQPDTLNSPKRQYVTAMCTTEE, encoded by the coding sequence ATGCCCACCCTCCACTCCCTTCGCCGATGGCTCGTCTTGCTTCCCCTCGCCTTGCTGGCGGGATGCAACACGGTGCTCATGAACCCCTCCGGCGACATCGCCAACCAGCAGGGCCGACTCATCGTCGTCTCCACGGTGCTGATGCTGATCATCATCATCCCGGTGATCGCACTGACCATCTTCTTCGCCTGGCGCTACCGCCAGTCGAACAAGGAGGCCACCTACAGCCCCGACTGGGACCACTCCACCCAGCTCGAACTCGCGATCTGGGCCGCGCCGCTGCTGATCATCATCGCGCTCGGCGCGATCACCTGGATCAGCACCCACACGCTCGACCCGTACCGTCCCTTGAGCCGCCTGGACGCCAAGCGCCAGATCTCGCCCGAGACCAAGCCGCTGGTGGTCGAAGTGGTGGCGCTCGACTGGAAGTGGCTCTTCATCTACCCCGAGCAGGGCATCGCCACGGTGAATGAACTGGCCGCGCCGGTGGACGTGCCGATCAGCTTCAAGATCACCGCCTCCTCGGTGATGAACTCCTTCTTCATCCCTGCGCTGGCCGGCCAGATCTACGCCATGCCGGGCATGGAGACCAAGCTGCACGCGGTGATCAACAAGCCGGGCGAATTCGAAGGCTTCTCGGCCAACTACAGCGGCGCGGGCTTCTCGGGCATGCGCTTCAAGTTCCACGGCCTGAACAAGGACGACTTCGACAAGTGGGTCGAGAAGGCCAAGACCTCCAAGGAAGGCGAGCTCACCCGCGAGGGCTACATGAAGCTCGAAGTGCCGAGCGAACGCGAGCCCGTGCGCCACTACGCCACCGTCGACGCCGACCTGTACAACGCCATCCTCAACCGCTGCGTCGACCGCAACAAGATGTGCATGAGCCAGATGATGGCCATCGACGCCGACGGCGGCCTGGGCAAGCCCGGCGCCTACAACGTCGCCACCATGCAGAGCTGGCAACCCGACACCCTCAACTCGCCCAAGCGTCAATACGTCACGGCGATGTGCACCACCGAAGAATGA
- the cyoB gene encoding cytochrome o ubiquinol oxidase subunit I: MLANLDLTKLVFGRLTWEAIPFHEPILLVTFIAVVLGGIALLGAITYFKVWGVLWRDWITSIDHKKIGIMYIILGLVMLLRGFSDAIMMRAQQAFAFGDNAGFLPPHHYDQVFTAHGVIMIFFVAMPLVTGLMNFVVPLQIGARDVAFPFLNNFSFWMTTFGAGLVMASLFVGEFAKTGWLAYPPLSGILFSPDVGVDYYIWSLQIAGVGTLLSGVNLLATIVKMRAPGMTMMKMPVFTWTALCTNVLIVAAFPVLTAVLALLSLDRYVGTNFFTNDLGGNAMMYVNLIWIWGHPEVYILILPAFGIFSEVVSTFSGKRLFGYASMVYATVVITILSYLVWLHHFFTMGSGASVNSFFGITTMIISIPTGAKIFNWLFTMYRGRIRYELPMMWTIGFMITFVIGGMTGVLLAVPPADFVLHNSLFLIAHFHNVIIGGVLFGMLAGITYWYPKAFGYKLDPFWGKCSFWFWIIGFWFAFMPLYILGLMGVTRRMSHFQDMSLQIWFQIAAFGAVLIALGIASFIIQLVVSYIRRDSLRDTTGDPWNGRTLEWSTSSPPPAYNFAFTPRIHDNDAWTDMKRRGYERPLEGFTPIHMPKNTSAGFIIAALAAVCGFALIWQMWLVAGIGFVSMLAAVIIHTFNYKRDYYIPAEDVVRTEGERTRLLGAAHV; this comes from the coding sequence ATGCTTGCGAACCTTGACCTGACGAAGCTCGTCTTCGGCCGCCTCACCTGGGAGGCGATTCCCTTTCACGAGCCCATCCTGCTCGTGACCTTCATCGCCGTCGTGCTCGGCGGCATCGCTCTCCTGGGCGCGATCACCTACTTCAAGGTGTGGGGCGTTCTGTGGCGCGACTGGATCACCAGCATCGACCACAAGAAGATCGGCATCATGTACATCATCCTTGGGTTGGTGATGCTGCTTCGCGGCTTCTCCGACGCCATCATGATGCGGGCCCAGCAGGCCTTCGCCTTCGGCGACAACGCAGGCTTTTTGCCGCCGCACCACTACGACCAGGTCTTCACTGCCCACGGCGTGATCATGATCTTCTTCGTGGCGATGCCGCTGGTCACGGGCCTCATGAACTTCGTGGTGCCGCTGCAGATCGGCGCGCGCGACGTGGCCTTCCCGTTCCTGAACAACTTCAGCTTCTGGATGACCACCTTCGGCGCGGGCCTCGTGATGGCGTCGCTGTTCGTCGGCGAGTTCGCCAAGACCGGCTGGCTGGCGTATCCGCCGCTGTCGGGCATCCTGTTCAGTCCGGACGTGGGGGTCGACTACTACATATGGTCGTTGCAGATAGCGGGGGTAGGTACCTTGCTCTCTGGCGTCAACTTGCTGGCCACCATCGTGAAGATGCGCGCGCCCGGCATGACGATGATGAAGATGCCCGTCTTCACCTGGACCGCCCTCTGCACCAACGTGCTGATCGTGGCTGCCTTCCCGGTGCTGACCGCCGTGCTGGCCCTCTTGTCGCTCGACCGCTACGTCGGCACCAACTTCTTCACGAACGACCTGGGTGGCAACGCCATGATGTACGTGAACCTGATCTGGATCTGGGGCCACCCCGAGGTGTACATCCTGATCCTGCCGGCCTTCGGCATCTTCTCGGAAGTGGTCTCCACCTTCTCGGGCAAGCGCCTCTTCGGCTACGCCTCGATGGTGTACGCCACGGTCGTGATCACGATCCTCTCGTACCTCGTGTGGCTGCACCACTTCTTCACCATGGGCTCGGGTGCCAGCGTGAATTCGTTCTTCGGCATCACGACGATGATCATCTCGATTCCGACGGGCGCGAAGATCTTCAACTGGCTCTTCACCATGTACCGCGGCCGCATCCGCTACGAGCTGCCGATGATGTGGACCATCGGCTTCATGATCACCTTCGTGATCGGCGGCATGACCGGCGTGCTGCTGGCCGTTCCCCCGGCCGACTTCGTGCTGCACAACAGCCTGTTCCTGATCGCCCACTTCCACAACGTGATCATCGGCGGCGTGCTGTTCGGCATGCTGGCGGGCATCACCTACTGGTACCCGAAGGCCTTCGGCTACAAGCTCGATCCGTTCTGGGGCAAGTGCTCGTTCTGGTTCTGGATCATCGGCTTCTGGTTCGCCTTCATGCCGCTGTACATCCTGGGCCTGATGGGCGTCACCCGCCGCATGAGCCACTTCCAGGACATGTCGCTGCAGATCTGGTTCCAGATCGCCGCCTTCGGCGCGGTGCTGATCGCGCTGGGCATCGCGTCCTTCATCATCCAGCTGGTGGTGAGCTACATCCGCCGCGATTCGCTGCGCGACACCACGGGCGACCCGTGGAACGGCCGCACGCTCGAATGGTCGACCTCCTCGCCGCCGCCGGCCTACAACTTCGCGTTCACCCCGCGCATCCACGACAACGATGCCTGGACCGACATGAAGCGCCGCGGCTACGAGCGTCCGCTGGAAGGCTTCACCCCGATCCACATGCCCAAGAACACCAGCGCCGGCTTCATCATCGCGGCCCTGGCTGCGGTGTGCGGCTTCGCGCTGATCTGGCAGATGTGGCTCGTGGCGGGCATCGGCTTCGTTTCCATGCTGGCCGCCGTGATCATCCATACCTTCAACTACAAGCGCGACTACTACATCCCCGCTGAGGATGTGGTCCGCACCGAAGGCGAACGCACCCGCCTGCTGGGAGCCGCCCATGTCTGA
- the cyoC gene encoding cytochrome o ubiquinol oxidase subunit III, whose protein sequence is MSDTTALQTPAGVHAHSDQTGKPPVFELFHVGNDHHPENGTLLGFWLYLMSDCLIFACLFAVYGVLGRNYAAGPSGADLFDLPLVAINTSLLLLSSITYGFAMLEMQKKRMGGVLVWLAITGLLGAGFIGLELYEFAHLLHEGAGPQRSAFLSSFFALVGTHGLHVSFGIIWLIVLMIQLPKHGFTAANRRRLMCLSMFWHFLDVVWIGVFTFVYLMGSMA, encoded by the coding sequence ATGTCTGACACCACCGCTCTCCAGACGCCCGCGGGCGTGCATGCGCACAGCGACCAGACGGGCAAGCCGCCCGTGTTCGAGCTGTTCCACGTCGGCAACGACCACCACCCGGAGAACGGCACGCTGCTGGGTTTCTGGCTCTACCTGATGAGCGACTGCCTCATCTTCGCGTGCCTCTTCGCGGTGTACGGCGTGCTGGGCCGCAACTACGCGGCCGGCCCTTCGGGCGCCGACCTGTTCGACCTGCCGCTGGTGGCGATCAACACCTCGCTGCTGCTGCTGTCGTCGATCACCTACGGCTTCGCGATGCTCGAGATGCAGAAGAAGCGCATGGGCGGCGTGCTCGTGTGGCTGGCCATCACGGGCCTGTTGGGCGCGGGCTTCATCGGCCTCGAACTCTATGAATTCGCGCACCTGCTGCACGAAGGCGCGGGTCCGCAGCGCAGCGCGTTCCTGTCGTCGTTCTTCGCACTGGTGGGCACCCACGGCCTGCACGTGAGCTTCGGCATCATCTGGCTCATCGTGCTGATGATCCAGTTGCCCAAGCACGGCTTCACCGCCGCGAACCGCCGCCGCCTGATGTGCCTGTCGATGTTCTGGCACTTCCTGGACGTCGTCTGGATCGGCGTCTTCACTTTCGTGTATTTGATGGGATCGATGGCATGA
- the cyoD gene encoding cytochrome o ubiquinol oxidase subunit IV: protein MSAHTDTAAHGHGAHDGHDDHHDDGPVSHSTFKGYMTGFVLAVVLTAIPFWLVMGKVFPSANTTSLIILGFAAVQIVVHMIYFLHMDAKSESGWNMLALIFTIVLVVITLAGSLWVMYHMNTNMMPMSVHDMKNMP, encoded by the coding sequence ATGAGCGCCCACACCGACACCGCCGCGCACGGCCATGGCGCACACGATGGGCACGACGACCATCACGACGATGGCCCCGTGAGCCACAGCACCTTCAAGGGCTACATGACCGGCTTCGTGCTGGCCGTGGTCCTGACCGCGATTCCCTTCTGGCTCGTCATGGGCAAGGTGTTCCCGAGCGCGAACACCACCTCGCTCATCATCCTGGGCTTTGCCGCGGTGCAGATCGTGGTCCACATGATCTATTTCCTGCACATGGACGCCAAGTCCGAGAGCGGGTGGAACATGCTGGCGCTGATCTTCACGATCGTGCTCGTCGTCATCACGCTGGCCGGATCGCTCTGGGTCATGTACCACATGAACACCAACATGATGCCGATGTCGGTGCACGACATGAAGAACATGCCTTGA
- a CDS encoding SURF1 family protein translates to MTLPAPDHLSHNNTPAGRPRSAAARVALAVCAVLAFAGFFALGTWQVERRAWKLDLIARVDQRVHAPAAEPPARAAWPQVNAADDEYRHVRVTGTFLHDKETLTQASTRLGAGFWVLTPLRSADGTVVLINRGFVPPEARERTSRAATEAKGEVAVAGLLRITEPKGGFLRKNDPAADRWFSRDVQAIAAARGLDNAAPYFVDAEADPSLSPETADYPVRGLTVIAFPNSHLVYALTWYGLALMVLGGAWFVWRDGQRRARRASGGSGENAAHADTHPRPDARRD, encoded by the coding sequence TTGACGCTCCCCGCGCCAGACCACCTCAGCCACAACAACACACCGGCCGGCCGCCCGCGCTCCGCGGCTGCCCGGGTGGCACTGGCGGTCTGCGCGGTGCTGGCCTTTGCCGGCTTCTTCGCGCTCGGCACCTGGCAGGTCGAGCGCAGGGCCTGGAAGCTCGATCTCATCGCCCGCGTCGACCAGCGCGTGCATGCCCCGGCCGCCGAGCCCCCCGCGCGTGCCGCCTGGCCACAGGTCAACGCAGCCGACGACGAATACCGCCATGTGCGCGTCACCGGCACCTTCCTGCACGACAAGGAAACCCTGACCCAGGCCAGCACCCGGCTCGGCGCCGGCTTCTGGGTGCTGACGCCGCTGCGTTCGGCCGATGGCACCGTGGTGCTGATCAATCGCGGCTTCGTACCGCCAGAGGCACGCGAGCGAACGAGCCGCGCGGCCACCGAGGCGAAGGGCGAGGTCGCCGTCGCCGGCCTCCTGCGCATCACCGAGCCCAAGGGCGGGTTCCTCCGCAAGAACGACCCCGCCGCCGACCGCTGGTTCTCGCGCGACGTGCAGGCCATCGCGGCCGCACGCGGACTCGACAACGCAGCGCCCTATTTCGTCGATGCCGAGGCCGATCCGTCGCTCTCGCCCGAGACGGCCGACTATCCCGTGCGCGGCCTCACGGTCATTGCCTTTCCCAACAGCCACCTGGTCTACGCCCTCACCTGGTACGGCCTCGCGCTGATGGTGCTGGGCGGCGCCTGGTTCGTCTGGCGCGACGGGCAGAGGCGCGCCCGAAGGGCCTCCGGCGGCAGCGGTGAAAATGCGGCCCATGCCGACACCCACCCCCGCCCCGATGCGCGCCGCGACTGA
- a CDS encoding ATP-binding protein, producing MRAATEAVAAVAGELHAPRAGVASLDNATGHKNMQQLIQLRWFAVVGQVATILVVHYGFGIRLPLDNMLQVLTCLALFNMVSLLRSRTHRRVTNGELFLALLVDVATLTAQLYLSGGATNPFVFLYLLQVILGAVLLKAWSTWTIVVITSLCFAGLALFSRPLALPLDHHRGLWSPYIQGMLVCFALNAALLVIFITRISGNLRARDARLADLRQRASEEEHIVRMGLLASGAAHELGTPLATLAVILGDWRRLPHFSSDPELLTEVAEMELQIQRCKSIVSGILLSAGEARGESSEETTVSTFLDDLVQEWRTTRPVEEFDYDNRFGQDLPMVSDSALKQMICNVLDNALEASPHWLRLEAAHDADNLTITVTDAGPGFLPAILKEFGKPYQSSKGRPGGGLGLFLVANVARTLGGRVAARNRPEGGAIVTVTLPLAAIVLEEEEADDEEDAAPVEPIANGKP from the coding sequence ATGCGCGCCGCGACTGAAGCCGTGGCCGCAGTCGCGGGCGAGCTGCACGCCCCCCGCGCCGGCGTGGCGAGCCTGGACAACGCCACCGGCCACAAGAACATGCAGCAGCTGATCCAGCTGCGCTGGTTCGCGGTGGTCGGGCAGGTGGCCACCATCCTGGTGGTGCACTACGGCTTCGGCATCCGGCTGCCGCTGGACAACATGCTGCAGGTGCTCACCTGCCTGGCGCTCTTCAACATGGTGAGCCTGCTGCGCTCGCGCACCCATCGCCGGGTGACCAACGGCGAGCTGTTCCTGGCGCTGCTGGTCGACGTGGCCACGCTCACGGCGCAGCTCTACCTGAGCGGCGGTGCCACCAACCCCTTCGTCTTTCTCTACCTGCTGCAGGTGATCCTGGGCGCGGTGCTGCTGAAGGCCTGGTCGACCTGGACCATCGTAGTCATCACCAGCCTGTGCTTCGCCGGGCTGGCGCTCTTCTCGCGCCCGCTCGCGCTGCCGCTGGACCACCACCGGGGCCTCTGGAGCCCCTACATCCAGGGCATGCTGGTGTGCTTCGCGCTCAATGCGGCGCTGCTGGTGATCTTCATCACCCGCATCAGCGGCAACCTGCGCGCACGCGATGCGCGGCTGGCCGACCTGCGCCAGCGCGCGTCCGAGGAAGAACACATCGTGCGCATGGGCCTGCTCGCCTCGGGTGCGGCGCACGAGCTGGGCACGCCGCTCGCCACGCTGGCGGTGATCCTGGGCGACTGGCGCCGGCTGCCGCACTTCAGCTCCGACCCCGAACTGCTGACCGAGGTGGCCGAGATGGAACTGCAGATCCAGCGCTGCAAGAGCATCGTGAGCGGCATCCTCCTGTCGGCCGGCGAGGCGCGCGGCGAGTCGTCCGAAGAAACCACGGTGAGCACCTTCCTCGACGACCTCGTGCAAGAGTGGCGCACCACGCGCCCGGTGGAAGAGTTCGACTACGACAACCGGTTCGGACAAGACCTCCCCATGGTCTCCGACTCGGCGCTCAAGCAGATGATCTGCAACGTGCTCGACAACGCGCTGGAGGCATCGCCGCACTGGCTGCGCCTGGAAGCGGCGCACGATGCCGACAACCTCACGATCACCGTCACCGACGCGGGCCCGGGGTTCCTCCCGGCGATCCTCAAGGAATTCGGCAAGCCCTACCAGTCGAGCAAGGGCCGGCCGGGCGGCGGGCTCGGGCTGTTCCTCGTCGCCAACGTGGCGCGCACCCTGGGCGGCCGCGTCGCGGCGCGCAACCGGCCCGAGGGCGGCGCGATCGTGACCGTCACGCTGCCGCTCGCGGCCATCGTGCTGGAAGAAGAGGAAGCCGACGACGAAGAAGATGCCGCGCCGGTCGAGCCCATTGCCAACGGAAAACCATGA
- a CDS encoding response regulator transcription factor, with translation MTETAEAERQLLIVEDDDAFARTLSRSFERRGYAVMHASNADEVQALLETRSPDQSPGYAVVDLKLNGEASGLACVQMLHQHNPKMLIVVLTGFASIATAVEAIKLGACHYLAKPSNTDDIEAAFGRAAGTTEVELTNRSTSIKTLEWERIHEMLAETGFNISETARRLGMHRRTLARKLGKQQVK, from the coding sequence ATGACGGAAACCGCCGAAGCCGAACGCCAGTTGCTGATCGTCGAGGACGACGATGCCTTCGCGCGCACGCTCAGCCGCTCCTTCGAGCGCCGCGGCTATGCGGTGATGCACGCGAGCAATGCCGACGAGGTCCAGGCGCTGTTGGAAACCCGCTCGCCCGACCAGTCGCCCGGCTATGCGGTGGTCGACCTGAAGCTCAACGGCGAGGCCTCGGGCCTGGCCTGCGTGCAGATGCTGCACCAGCACAACCCGAAGATGCTGATCGTGGTGCTCACGGGCTTCGCCAGCATCGCCACAGCGGTGGAGGCCATCAAGCTGGGCGCCTGCCACTACCTGGCCAAGCCCTCGAACACCGACGACATCGAGGCCGCCTTCGGCCGCGCCGCCGGCACCACGGAGGTGGAGCTGACCAACCGCTCGACCTCGATCAAGACGCTCGAATGGGAGCGCATCCACGAGATGCTGGCCGAGACCGGCTTCAACATCTCCGAGACCGCGCGCCGGCTCGGCATGCATCGGCGCACATTGGCACGCAAACTCGGCAAACAGCAGGTCAAGTAA
- a CDS encoding hemolysin III family protein: MQLQPLPVDSKKPPSAARDQTGMEELFNALSHGLGLLLAIASLPILIYSAAQKGQAASVVGVSLFAGTAIVLYLISTLYHALPIGRAKAWFNRLDHAAIYLFIAGSYMPFLFGVLRGPWGWTLFGAICAAAALGVGAKLFNRLQHPLWSTGLYVAMGWMALMAAVPLYERMSPAGLGWLVAGGLFYTAGAVVFLFDNKVRFAHSVWHLFVLAGSTCHFFAVLWHSHG; encoded by the coding sequence ATGCAGCTGCAGCCCCTTCCCGTCGATTCGAAGAAGCCGCCCTCTGCGGCGCGCGACCAGACCGGGATGGAAGAGCTCTTCAACGCCCTGAGCCACGGCCTCGGCCTGCTGCTGGCGATTGCCTCGCTGCCCATCCTGATCTATAGCGCCGCACAGAAGGGCCAGGCCGCGAGCGTGGTCGGCGTCTCGCTCTTCGCGGGCACAGCCATCGTGCTGTACCTGATCTCCACGCTGTACCACGCACTGCCGATCGGCCGCGCCAAGGCCTGGTTCAACCGGCTGGATCACGCGGCCATCTATCTCTTCATCGCGGGCAGCTACATGCCCTTCCTGTTCGGCGTGCTGCGCGGTCCGTGGGGTTGGACGCTGTTCGGCGCGATCTGCGCGGCGGCGGCGCTGGGCGTGGGCGCCAAGCTGTTCAACCGGCTGCAGCATCCGCTGTGGTCGACCGGGCTCTATGTGGCGATGGGGTGGATGGCGCTGATGGCGGCGGTGCCGCTCTATGAGCGCATGTCACCGGCGGGGCTGGGCTGGCTCGTGGCCGGCGGGCTCTTCTATACCGCGGGTGCCGTCGTCTTCCTGTTCGACAACAAGGTGCGCTTCGCCCATTCGGTATGGCACCTGTTCGTGCTGGCCGGCAGCACCTGCCATTTCTTCGCCGTGCTCTGGCACTCGCACGGCTGA
- a CDS encoding SlyX family protein has product MEHLPNDVTERLTELEIKSSYADDLLEQLNMTIYRQQQQIDSLIQQVAHLRQQSQNAGQDGAARNLRDELPPHY; this is encoded by the coding sequence ATGGAACACCTACCGAACGACGTGACCGAGCGGCTGACCGAACTCGAGATCAAGTCCAGCTATGCCGACGACCTGCTGGAACAGCTGAACATGACAATCTATCGGCAACAGCAGCAGATCGACAGCCTGATCCAGCAGGTGGCGCACCTGCGGCAGCAGAGCCAGAACGCAGGACAGGACGGAGCCGCCCGCAACCTGCGCGACGAGCTACCGCCGCACTATTGA
- a CDS encoding SDR family oxidoreductase yields the protein MQSIVLVTGAGTGIGKLTAQSLAEAGHVVYASMRDIAGRNSGRAAEMRSYAAAKGLQLHPLELDVLSQESADAAAATIVREQGHIDVVMQNAGHLVVGPTEAFTPEEIIKVFDTNVLGAQRVNRAVLPYLRKQESGLMLWISSSTTKGGFPPFMGPYGAAKAAMDSLAVTLAYEIARFGIETSIMVPGAFTKGTDHFPSAGKPADAATMAAYGRYDGVMDRIGQSLSALMPDDADPQAVADEIVRIVGLPAGQRPMRSVIDFVGDGAKEVFEVSERMRIDFAHRIGMGDLLEAKIKR from the coding sequence ATGCAATCCATCGTTCTCGTCACAGGCGCCGGCACCGGCATCGGCAAGCTCACCGCCCAGTCGCTGGCCGAAGCCGGCCATGTGGTCTACGCGTCGATGCGCGACATCGCGGGCCGCAACAGTGGCCGCGCCGCCGAAATGCGCAGCTACGCCGCGGCCAAGGGCCTTCAGCTGCACCCGCTCGAACTCGACGTGCTCTCGCAGGAATCGGCCGATGCGGCCGCCGCCACCATCGTCCGCGAGCAGGGCCACATCGACGTGGTGATGCAGAACGCCGGCCATCTCGTGGTCGGGCCGACCGAGGCCTTCACGCCCGAGGAAATCATCAAGGTGTTCGACACCAACGTGCTCGGCGCCCAGCGCGTGAACCGCGCGGTGCTGCCGTACCTTCGGAAGCAAGAGTCCGGCCTCATGCTGTGGATCAGCAGCAGCACCACCAAGGGCGGCTTCCCGCCGTTCATGGGCCCGTACGGCGCGGCCAAGGCGGCGATGGATTCGCTGGCTGTCACGCTGGCCTACGAGATCGCGCGCTTCGGCATCGAGACCTCGATCATGGTGCCCGGCGCGTTCACCAAGGGCACCGACCACTTCCCGAGCGCCGGCAAGCCGGCCGACGCCGCCACCATGGCCGCCTACGGCCGCTACGACGGCGTGATGGACCGGATCGGCCAGAGCCTCTCGGCGCTGATGCCCGACGATGCCGATCCGCAGGCCGTGGCCGACGAGATCGTGCGCATCGTGGGCCTGCCGGCTGGCCAGCGCCCGATGCGCTCGGTGATCGACTTCGTGGGCGACGGCGCCAAGGAAGTGTTCGAGGTGTCGGAGCGCATGCGCATCGACTTCGCGCACCGCATCGGCATGGGCGATCTGCTCGAAGCGAAGATCAAGCGCTGA
- a CDS encoding DUF1097 domain-containing protein: MTQLSTPTAAKAPRFFSLAYSAFTVAAAVVAAAASALALVLELPVWAMFVGWVAFYTRGATARDGVFNLVCVSLGVLIGKGAAVAIGALAPVIGAAALPLAVLVVALVVVSLRGVPRFNNLLCYFLGLIAFFAIHQPPSLSLFGTLAGAVALGSFAAWAAHALQRRVH; this comes from the coding sequence ATGACCCAGCTTTCCACGCCCACGGCCGCCAAGGCCCCGCGCTTCTTCAGCCTCGCCTATTCGGCCTTCACGGTGGCCGCCGCCGTGGTCGCAGCCGCCGCCTCGGCGCTGGCCCTGGTGCTCGAACTGCCGGTCTGGGCGATGTTCGTGGGCTGGGTGGCGTTCTATACCCGCGGCGCCACCGCGCGCGATGGCGTGTTCAACCTCGTCTGCGTGAGCCTGGGCGTGCTCATCGGCAAGGGTGCGGCAGTGGCCATCGGCGCGCTGGCGCCGGTGATCGGCGCGGCGGCGCTGCCGCTCGCCGTGCTGGTGGTGGCGCTCGTCGTGGTGTCGCTGCGCGGTGTGCCGCGCTTCAACAACCTGCTGTGCTACTTCCTCGGCCTGATCGCGTTCTTCGCGATTCACCAGCCGCCTTCGCTCTCGCTGTTCGGCACGCTGGCCGGTGCAGTGGCCCTCGGTTCGTTCGCTGCGTGGGCGGCACATGCGCTGCAACGCCGCGTGCATTGA